The following coding sequences lie in one Megalodesulfovibrio gigas DSM 1382 = ATCC 19364 genomic window:
- a CDS encoding putative CheC, inhibitor of MCP methylation codes for MPFSDPGPCAGSCCHASELQLDLLRELINVGIGRAAAAINQLTQSHVVLSVPRVHVLRVAEALAQADGISRAQVSVVELGFDGLFTGSAVLIFSPEEASRLVQILLGDEPSPEEQHLMQAGTLQEVGNLVLNAVMGSIANILGDSFTYLPPDHFETPFADLLLHESTAESVILIARTSFILENHEVEGTVLVVFKQGSFAALLEAVDATLRAAGMPDA; via the coding sequence ATGCCCTTTTCTGATCCCGGCCCCTGCGCCGGCTCGTGCTGCCACGCCAGCGAGCTGCAGCTGGACCTGCTGCGCGAGCTCATCAACGTGGGCATCGGCCGGGCTGCCGCCGCCATCAACCAGCTCACGCAGTCCCATGTGGTGCTGAGCGTGCCCCGCGTGCATGTGCTGCGGGTGGCGGAGGCCCTGGCCCAGGCCGATGGCATTTCCCGGGCCCAGGTGTCGGTGGTGGAACTGGGGTTCGACGGGCTGTTCACCGGCAGCGCCGTGCTCATCTTCAGCCCCGAGGAAGCCTCCCGTCTGGTGCAGATCCTGCTTGGCGACGAACCCTCCCCCGAGGAACAGCACCTCATGCAGGCCGGCACCTTGCAGGAGGTGGGCAATCTGGTGCTCAATGCCGTGATGGGCAGCATTGCCAATATCCTTGGAGATTCTTTCACCTATCTGCCCCCGGACCATTTCGAAACCCCCTTTGCCGATCTGCTGTTGCACGAGTCCACAGCAGAATCCGTCATTCTCATTGCGCGGACAAGCTTCATCCTGGAGAATCACGAGGTGGAGGGCACGGTGCTGGTGGTGTTCAAGCAAGGCTCCTTCGCCGCGCTGCTGGAGGCGGTGGACGCCACCCTGCGCGCCGCGGGCATGCCGGACGCATGA
- a CDS encoding Hpt domain-containing protein, translating into MNLDHSVFVESCMEHLDHAEQAILDLEQGGEFRPLLQRVYRCLHTVKGDASTVGNTLAATTAHAMEDELEVLMTAGPPFTRAHASQLLNRLDHLRAAIHAA; encoded by the coding sequence ATGAACCTTGACCACAGCGTGTTCGTGGAGAGCTGCATGGAGCACCTCGACCACGCGGAACAGGCCATTCTGGATCTTGAACAGGGCGGCGAGTTCCGTCCCCTGCTGCAGCGTGTGTATCGCTGCCTGCATACCGTCAAAGGCGATGCCAGCACCGTTGGCAATACCCTCGCCGCGACCACGGCGCATGCCATGGAAGACGAGCTGGAGGTCCTCATGACTGCCGGCCCGCCCTTCACCAGGGCCCACGCCTCGCAGCTGCTCAATCGGCTGGACCACCTCCGGGCCGCCATCCACGCCGCATGA
- a CDS encoding sensor domain-containing diguanylate cyclase, giving the protein MNTPICVQVCFPILDLMPLGVVVFDSNYTILLWNKCMEQWTGISAEVMRGENLLARFPALDDRKYRSRLEPLFEGGPPAIFSYHLHRHLIPARLPDGSFRRQHCIASSLRLEPNTPPLAVLTLQDMTEVHHRIAEIAALREQALNELALRKQVEISLLESQERLRLLATTDDLTGVANRRKILTVLKAELDRTRRSLAPVSLIAVDADHFKRINDTHGHDVGDEALRHLADTLRRQVREVDLVGRLGGEEFAVVLPETALEEACLVAERVRKAVEDTPLVHDACPISMTISAGVAASGVGSDLSSQEGAQVLMKRADNALYLAKRSGRNRVECTPLEDEIP; this is encoded by the coding sequence ATGAACACGCCGATCTGCGTGCAAGTCTGCTTCCCGATTCTGGATCTCATGCCCCTGGGCGTGGTGGTGTTCGATAGCAACTACACCATCCTGCTCTGGAACAAGTGCATGGAGCAGTGGACGGGGATTTCTGCCGAAGTCATGCGCGGCGAAAACCTGCTGGCCCGTTTCCCCGCCCTGGATGACCGCAAGTACCGGTCCCGCCTGGAGCCCCTGTTCGAGGGCGGCCCGCCGGCCATCTTCTCCTATCATCTGCACCGCCACCTCATTCCCGCCCGCCTGCCCGACGGCTCCTTCCGCCGGCAGCACTGCATCGCCAGCAGCCTGCGCCTGGAGCCCAATACCCCGCCCCTGGCCGTGCTCACCCTGCAGGACATGACCGAAGTCCATCATCGCATTGCAGAAATCGCCGCCCTGCGCGAGCAGGCCCTGAATGAACTGGCCCTGCGCAAGCAGGTGGAAATCTCCCTGCTGGAAAGTCAGGAACGGCTGCGGCTGCTGGCCACCACCGACGACCTGACCGGCGTGGCCAATCGCCGCAAGATCCTGACCGTGCTCAAGGCCGAACTGGACCGCACCCGCCGCAGCCTCGCCCCCGTGAGCCTCATTGCCGTGGACGCGGACCACTTCAAACGCATCAACGACACCCACGGGCACGATGTGGGCGACGAGGCCCTGCGTCATCTGGCCGACACCCTGCGACGCCAGGTGCGCGAAGTGGATCTGGTGGGCCGCCTGGGCGGGGAGGAGTTTGCCGTGGTGCTGCCGGAAACGGCCCTGGAAGAAGCCTGCCTGGTGGCGGAACGCGTCCGCAAGGCCGTGGAGGACACGCCCCTGGTGCATGACGCCTGCCCCATCTCCATGACCATAAGCGCCGGCGTGGCCGCCTCCGGCGTCGGCTCCGACCTCAGCTCGCAGGAAGGCGCCCAGGTGCTGATGAAGCGTGCGGACAATGCCTTGTATCTGGCCAAACGCTCCGGCCGCAATCGCGTGGAGTGCACCCCCCTTGAGGACGAAATCCCCTGA